A stretch of DNA from Cryptomeria japonica chromosome 4, Sugi_1.0, whole genome shotgun sequence:
TCCATTAATAGATTTGCAATCAAggaatgttggccatgagaaaaGAAAACATAGTTGTGTCGCATTCACAAGGAGAATCATGTCTTTGACATGATTGAATTCAAAACCCGTGCAGTGAAATTATTCTCTCATGATTCAAAAGAACACTTGTAGGCCCGAGAAATTGGTCCTCCTATTATTCACCATCATGCTGATTAATGGTGACCTCTAAATTTGTGGGTCCATGGAATCCATTGGAAATGGTCTGTGAAATGGCATGACTATTTGGGCTTTGCAGTCTCAACTATTCAAATAAATTAAGGCACTGTTTTCTCCTACAAATTCATGCCAATCTGTATAAAAAATGAGATTTgagcacccttggatttgattcgGTAGTGACAAGGCTGTATCAAATCATTAATGGCATCCTATATTATTTTCTGCTCTATTTTTGTTAAATCGCATGCAAATCCACGCCCAAATGATGAACGACATTTATCTGGTTATCCTTGCATCAAATGGGGTAAGTGGGAttatacaagaaaattatggaGTTTAAGACTATCGAGGGTCTGGAATACCACATAACTCGTGTCAATCAAAAGTTGGATTCTTATTACACATGTTATGGGATGCCCGAAACTTCGATGTTcatcaaagagggggaaaatttaTAGGGAAAGTATAGAGGTAAGGGGAAGTCAATAGTGTGCCAAGCATACTTAAAAAAGAGAAATTTTACAAGGTTAAAGGACTAGGTTGTTGGGACATAGTGGAAAGGTATGGTAAGAGGATGAAGGCTTACAACTCGATAAGGATAAAGGGGAAGTTAAAAGATGGATAGGATAGCAGATTGAGATGGAAAACTCTACAAGTTTGAAACTTTGATAAATTACATAATTTAAGAAATGGTTTTAAAATGTTTTACACTTGAAATATTTTGTATCTTTTGTAAATTTTGACACATAATGAACACACATGAAGCAACATAGGAAAAACTAAAACACATTTTTATGACAAAGGGAAACCCTACTTATATTATCTTAAAATTGGTTTTAAAAGGTGTACTAAACACATTCACTATAATACATGGGCAAACACAAGCAAATCTACAagttaggattgtgcaaatgtatTCTAACACTACTTTGAGCATTGTAATATTCATAATATAAACAATTAATTTATATTTCATTGTATATTTATCCcccaatattatattattatttcataAGTCACTATATGTGAAGACTTTATTTTGGTGAAGTGTATTAAAACAAATGCATCAAtggaataatattttattatagagTTTTGTTCTTAATGTAGTTGCCTCCTTGAAGAGGTGTACTATTCTTCTTGTTATTgcaattatatttataattattttatgagcATTATGCGttcttttcatatttttttttatttttttatcaatgaTATTGTGCAAGTGAAGAGCTTaacatttaatcaatttatttcATACCCTTAAACGAAATAAGAACTTAGAGTTTCTTGTACTTTCAATGAAATGGCTTTTTATTTGATACTATTATTTCCATTGATGTTGCTTATTCTATATCATTCATAAAAGCATAATGACACAAAAGCATTATTGTATAAACTATAACACCATAGTATGAGCATTTGTAGTAGACCATTATATCCTAGAAAATGGAATGATATATTAAACACCAAATATTAAATAATGTAGAAGAATAAATAGTAATATCATTGGTGGACTCTCATAGTCCAACTATGAGGTTCTGACATGATCTTTGACTCCTTCAAACCTTATACCATTTTCTTTGGTTGATGGCTCCTTTGCAACCCTACATCTCcctttttactttttaaattttaTTCCTCAACTTCATTAAGCAACTTTTTATGCCTTTTTTTTTTCTATCAAATGCCACTCATTAAATCTTGTGCTTACTAGTATGAAGGCAAAGGTATCATTATAAGGACTATGTGCACATCATCATCCATATCTATGTCATTTTTATGTGCttgtatttaatttcattttgactATGTTTACTTTGGCGTCCATGGTTCATTGAAGTTTGCATACAAGTCACATTAAAGACAAACGTAAGAGTGAATGGCTCATCCCTTGCACTTGTCCCTATCCATTGGAACATCCTTTAACCCTTTATCTAAATGCAATAAATTATTGTTCAAGTAGTGTATTTTCATGTAAGAATTATCGAACCCCTATATCATAACTGATTCTAGATCCTTGCACCCCAATAGTTCAAGCCCAGCCTTTATTGTTTTTTACCTTTGTAAAAAACCACATATTGGACCTCCAAAAttccaaaatcaaatttaaacatgGGACCAAGCTGACTTTACTTTTAATTAGTTGTTGCTCACCAATTCAAGCACAAAATATTTGAATCTTTGTCAAGTTGTTGTATAAAGGAACAAAACCCTAATGCAACTTAGGCATTAATTGGGTAGATCCATTCATCAACTACCAATTAAAGTGATCATATCACTCAATCGCGTGAACGTATTGAAAGGTTGCATCAACATTTGAAATcataaaaatatacaaaaatattttaatttctaatcaTCATATCTTAAAAAGAATATTAAATCTGTAAATCAATCTAAAGACTTAACTACAACAAAAGAAAGCAAGCTAATTGCCTTCTCATGATGCTCCAAAACAACACCATTTTAAGATAGCACAAACAGGAACGAGAATGAAAAGTTTAAGATTGTAGAACAAGGTCAATACAACAAAAAGATCAAAACTACAGACACAAAGCAGAGACATAGGTGCTCGAACAGAACGAAAATCCTTCATCATTTGTCCAAGCTTCACATCCTTAAATCTAATAGCAAAATCCCAAAATTAAATCATACAATGCGGGCATCATAATATCCTCTTTACCAATTTTCACAATATAAATCTCTGCTATTTCTAATCTCAACAAATAGAATAAACTAGttctatttgtttattttttgaaaAGGATCGTCAATTCATATCACTTAGCAATCCGGAAAAACGTACTGCCTAGTTGAAAATTTGTTAAACAGTGGTCCCCTCTCCATTGAGTCGGATGGCGAAAACCCATGTATTCTACAGCACACCATCACCACTCTGCAACAATCTATTTTTCAACTTTCTTTTCGCTGCTTTCCTTCCATTGTTTTATATTTCTCAGAGCATAGGATCTTCATATAAATTTTCTTTCTTTGTAAATTTTCCCAAAACCCTTAAAATGGCTGATGGGACTATCAATGTGTTACACAACTGCGCAGAGAAAGCTGTAAATATCAAGAAAAAACAAAGGGCGGGTAGCAGGGGAATAATCATCTGGGTCTGTGCATCATCTTGTTGAAGACAGGGAAAtaaccagaagaagagaaagagaagagaggaatTGAAGAAAGAAAGATGTTGCAGAGGTTAAGGCAGCGGCAGAAACAGCACAAGGGGCATCAGATCCACTGAAACAACCTTGACTCTGTTTTAAGGCCTTGCCTCCTTCAAGCTCAAAGGTAGAATTAGTTTGTCCACTGCCAAACAGGGCACACCAAAAGTAGGGCCCACCACCATTGGTCCCACTCACACCCACCCCAACCTCTGTGTGGTTGCCATCATACAAAATGGACAGGCTCTTTTTGCTTTCAATCAGAAGCTGAGAAAACGCTTGAGCAGGCTCTGCATAATGTAGCTGACAGGCCAACAGCCTGCCTGATATGGTTTGCACTGTGGCCAACTCTACCCCACAATCTGGAGCAAACACTTCTGTAATATCCACTTCTGGAGGCTTCTTCCCTTCATCGCACTTTCCATTGTATGTATCGATGTACTGTAATGCCATGCATGCCAGCCCTGGATTGTCATACAGCTGTGACGATGGTGATTTGATGTGGGAACTTCTGTTCTTGTTAATCATATCAACTAGCTCATCAGCAGGGTTACCTGCCAAAGTTAAAAGTTCAAACTCTTAGATGAAGTTGTTCCATAACAGTTAAGACAGAGTTTGTGCAATTTATCCTTAATTTTTACACTTGTAGAAAAGCTATGGTATCTAAATAGATAAGCATTGATAGGATTTGTAGATCAATTTGGCCAAACAGACAGTAAAAAAATCATCATCGTCACCATGGAAATTTATGCAATGTGAATACAATATCAAatttaacacaaaaaaaaaaatcaaatttcaacacaaaaagagtTAATAGTTAATTATGTCCAGAGGCATCTTTATGTCGagttatgtcgagaggcatctacaatgacatcaaaatgtccataaacaaaaatccattttttaaACAATTTGACAtacaaatgacaggtaaatgcatgaaatatgccatgtttcagcttttgtggaagtgttattttattactccaaataaaatagaaccctcgccacttgtctctaACTAGATTCATAGCTTTTTGCATGCAATACTTTAATAGATTTGTactcttggtgtttagtattttagtgGAAACATGATAAACTGATATGCACCAAATAAAGGCAATTTGCCTGTttacttttaattatatttttttataaatttaaaaaattactgTTTTGGCTAGAATCTGTATGAATAAATGATTTTTATAACATCTACAAGAACAACCAGCCTATTAGACTCATCAATAGCCCCAAAATTAAAAAACAGAGACTGTAGAAAAGCCCCTCTTGCAACTAGAGTAACTTTCTGTTCTATCATTTATAGTTAAACGATTCTTGGCCTGTCAGCTACCTTGCCTGCTCAAGCCTTTACCCAGCATTTTGTAGGAAAACCCCTCTTGTAACTAGAGTAAACTCTGTGTGGATTTCTAGAGAGAAGGGTCTAATCCTAATCTTGGCAAGCAACTAATTTATTCAACACAAAAGTTTGCCCCAATTTATCCCAGTACCCTATTAGCAGCCTGTTGAGTTTTCAATCAATCAAGCAACTTAGTTGAGAATTTTATGCTCGCTAACCAATTGTGCTAAACTTGGCTAATGGGCATCATTTACAAAGGAAAATGCAGAGAAGCGCCAAtatgttttgtaagacatcttttCTTTTAGGTCCGGCAGAAACTTGAAACTTAATGGGGTGATTCATTAAGCAAACATTGGTAGTCAACCAATTTCATTGTCACCACTaagtctctgtctctgtctcttctGCTAGCAAATTCTATATCTGAAGAAAGCCTTGAGACGCCACTCCATCCTTTGTTTTGTCTTCCATTCCGGGATACTTTACCACCTACCAGAGAACAAGCCCAGATCCATGAAAACTGAATATGAAGTTTCCCAAGGAAAGTAAAAAGAACTGGTAAGTCAAACAGCAGAGCACTACGACATTTCAAAATCTACGGGTTAATATAAATTGACTCAAGAACTCTAGTCTGATGAATCCCAACAACCCATCAGAATCTTTATCATGAGCTATTCTACTTTATTCATGGTGCATCCCTAATCATAGTCGTTCCTGAAATGAGGATAAATTTCCCAGCCCGGAGGGATATGCACATTGGCAATACGAAGTAACTACTGTACATGCATGCATTTCTGCACAGTAAATTGTAATCGCTATCTTGCAAAATTCAACTGTGCATTTTTTTCATTCAACATGCCCTTTTCTAATCAATATCTCAACACCTTGTCTGTAAGATATACTCCTGAGAAGCATGCTACTGCTATTTACATTCTTTTACTTCCATTTTATGACACGATAGCTTGATGTTTTACATAAATCACCAAGCTTTCTTATTTTACAAATAAGAAGAGTATAACTAATCAGGATCTATGAACATCAATATATAGTCCTCCCCTTATACTCACTGGGATTTTTATATTTGAGGGCCCTGTTGCCTTTGAAGatgaataataattaaatttagagAAAAAAGAGAGTttgtaaagatgaaaactttgcCAGATTAGCATGCATTTACATACCATGGATATGGGCTGCAACCAAGTCTAGTGATAGGAGCAAAGCAACAGGTATAACCCAGCAACAAATCTCCATGCCTATACCTCTCCAGAATAGCTTCCAAATGGCTTAAAACCAGGAGAGGCCCAGAATTTTGATTAAAACTCAAGGTCATAGACATAGGTTACATAACTCTGGCAGACAGGAATCCTCTAGTAATGGATACAGACTCAGAGTACCCGCTCTCTCCCGATTTAATGAATATGATACATTTAGTGTCAGCCACTGAGGATGACGTGACATTTCAATAATGTAGTATTAGGTATAGATAGACACATCCGCAAATTACGCTCCTTGAAATTTGCAATTGTCTAAAGCGTTTCGTTTTACAAATCAGGATTGCCGTTGTTCTTTTGGGAACAATAGCAGAGCATTAGAAATTTGGTTTGGCTTATATGGCAAAATTTTCAAAACCTTAAAAGGTGGGAAATCCATTTGTAATTGAAGTATCTACTGGCTAGTGGGTAGTGTCTAGTCAGGGTGAAATGGGTATCTTATAATTTTCTGAATTTGTAGTAACTTTTATTTAAAGAAGGTAAGGTTGAGAAAACAGGGGAGATTAGATATATAGATTCTTTGAGGGTACTTCGTCACAAGGTAAAATTGGAAAAACTTATCATCAAGtttcttaattaattaaaatggTGGAATTGCTGTTCAATAGACTCTCTTTGACTTcataatattaaatttattctatTAATATTACTTAAATTTGATGTAATTTGACCTGTTATGTATATTTTATTAGTACATATATCTATCAATGCAATTTATATGAAGAATAGACTTCTACTGTTACACATGGCCCATGAGCATTTACTATGAATGCTTATAAGTGCTGTAAGTGTAGAAGCAGGAGCACCCAATTCAAGTGATCTGACTGTTTGTTAGTAAAAGCATGTTGATGGGACTCTGACTGGCCACCGTATACTTTAAAAGAGAAGAAATGAGCGACATGGGTCCGGTGTGAAAAAGAATGCTCGAATGTCTGCGAATGAATGTACAGCATaatgaaatttgaaattgaaaaaaaaaatatctttCCACACTTTTTGACTTGTTGGTCCAGAAAAGTAGCGTAACCAAGAAGGAATCTTCATCTGATCGCGGAGAGATTGTTCTGCCCGTGGGACCTTATCATCTTTGGATACCCTTTTCAAATCATGGCAGCACTGATAAGATTTGGTTCACCTTAAACTTTAAAAAGGGCTTCAAAGATGGGCTATGGTGTgatcattaaaataaaaataatacatttCACCTTAATATTAAGGGATAGTAGGAGAGGAGGCCCATATGATTGTATTTCATATGAGATTATCACACGGATGAGAGATTCCAGAGTGGGCTGTCAAATGCCTGCACGGAAAGAAACACAAATTAATACAATTACGGTTTTGGATAAATTAAGTTGAGAATGAAATAACTAGCTTTTGCATCTAAATAAGGTGGATTGATTATGTCCATAGTAATTTATATATATGTCTATCAAAGAAATTTCAATTACAATATCTTACAAAATTACTATTTCTATTATGCTTTCTTGTATGTTCATAACATGTATTACTTATGTGAAGCAATTTGGAGGACACTTCGCAGTCTTGTttgattcaaaccaaaatcttcaaaCAAAGAGAACATATTCATTAGTGTGCTCAAGAAATTGAGTCTGTGGGAAAGGAAAGCCACATTTGTTCTCCTATTTACTACGAATTAACCAAAATTCAGAAGCACTTTAACAAAtgcaatgtaaaaaaatttcatctTGTAGTAATATTGTTTGCAATCTTGTTCACAACCTGAGTTATGTACATATAAGAAAGTGAAAAGCTCAATTAAATTAAGTGACATTGATTCACTTAGATGTAGATTAACTGTAGTTTTTTAAAGTTAATGATCATACCTTTTTTTTTCAGCTAGATGTAAATTAAGTGTAGAAGTAAGCAGTTCTATTAATTCTATATGTACCTAGATCATATatcaaattttattatggatttatgaAGATTTGATTTGTTGTTTCAAGGGCCACTTCAAGATCCCTTaatccaattttatttttttagagaaCCAGATTTGAAATCAAGAATATGACATGGTGATAGTGTTTCTAGGAGATTAAATAGAGCTTTAGGAACATTAAAATGAAAATAAGATGTTTAAAATTCAAGTCCATGTTTGTGACAAATTAGCGTGTCACCCAATAGAAGAAGGAACAACATAGACCCTTAGAGTCTATGACGAATGATAATCCATAGTCAATTCATGTTCCATCCTCAAATGATATGGACTATATCTCAATTTGGCCATTTCATTGATGAATTGGGTTGTGAGATTGGGTTTAATTGATCTTCAATTCACATGGGCACAAAGACTTCAAATTTTATTtggattatgttattttaattcatATGTGTAGTGGGTTTgtaaaatattgtcaatgatggatagTCTTTAGGTCAAATTGATGGTTAGTACTTGTTTGTGAAGAAAATTCCTTGTTTGAGTTTATCCAAAATtagtttattattatatttatcttATGTTATCTTTGATATAAAGCACATCTAACAAttgtatattatattataatattattattatatcatcATATGTTATTATTATATTTAGTATTATTAAATTTCAATAATTTCATTATAttactttattatattattatattataattattattatcttattattatattatagtatACTACTTATTTATTATTGTATTAATAGTTTTATAGTTTTACATTATGATTATAATATTAATACACATAACAATTGATATGTTATATGGTGTTTTACAATACAACTGCCAATAATATGTACCCAATCTATCCAATTCAAGCAATACAAACAAAAGAAATTATTACATATACAAAAACAATGTGACAACAACTATTAAAAATCTATAAACTTATCAACAAGCTATTAATATCTTAATGCAATAGAAATTAAAAACAATGGCAAAACAACATACTATTTTTTATAATCTTAAATAGTGGAAACACTACATTCCATAGATTTACCCAGACCCTAATAACCAAGTTGATACCACCTTTACATGTATATtagtaaataaaattaatacaaaataaaaatattgcatCTCTTTGAACTCTATGATAGATCATTGAGtgtgatctaaaacattgatgattgaaaatcttgtacacaatcaaatctagaagcttGCATAAATTATCCAGATGTCTTCTTTATTTTTGATGTCATTCTTTGAAACATAAGCTCAAAGTCGAGTAGTTGTAAATTTATGTATTGCATATAATTAAgcatttttaaattaaaatcattgAAGAAAAAATAGTTTAAATGAGGAGTTGAGTGCACTTGATGTTGGCCACTGAAACTAAAATAGAGAACAAAAttacaaattcaaaatataaaatctaaatgttaatagaaataataatttaaaataaataaaattaataatcaaTAATTGTAACCTTActatatataaaaatttaaatataaataaaaatgtatAAGTATAATTGATATCAAACAATATTGACATTAATAGAAAGATAAATTTGTTATAgctattaataaataaattgttaCCCCAAGAAGAacaccaaaaaaataatatttaatatatttaatagttTATATTatgttaaatttaaaaatatttataataaaacatttaaattaaataacaaaaTTAGCTTCAAAATTTTGTTCaaacattttttattaaaaaatacaaaacatcaaatattattttttattataattatttactTAACCtacattaataaatataatattatatttgctAATATATTTAATAGTTTATATTATGTTAAATTAACAAATATttataataaaacatttaaattaaataacaaaaTTAGCTTCAAACATTTTGCTCaaacattttttattaaaaaatacaaaacaacaaatattattttttattataattatttaccTAACCtacattaataaaaattaaaaaattatattactttattaagccgataggcttttagtgggggctTTTTGTCGCCGAAGTGCAAGACAATTCGACGATTGTCTCTTTCCAGTGACTGGTGGCTTTTCCCGACGAACAGTAGGTGGCTTCTTCGTTGTTTGCCGAAGATTATGACGTGTGTCCCTTGCACGCATCTCGAAGAAGTGGCGAACGGTAAGTGATGGCATGTGCtttgtttggttttcatttcccATTATTATGCTTGTCGTTTGGTCTGTGCTTAGCATATTTTAGTGTTTGTGGTATCTGCAGTTCGATTTCCTGCATTCGTTGCTTTATCTGCAGTTGGGTTTCTTGCATTTGCCACTTTGTGCAGGGTTACGACATTCAGGCATTAGCCTTATGTTGGCACTTTGCACAAAGTTACTGTTATGTTTGATTTTCGAGAGCAACACTCAAAGGGCTTTCTGTAGCTGCACTTGGTTTTGTTTGGAGAGGAAGATGGTATTTAGACGTTTCCTTGTATCCCCACCTGGTTTTTTAATTGGTCATTTAGTTTATGGAGAAGAAAAGGATATTCAAAGGTCGCATCATATTTGCAGATGGGCTTTTGACCTTTCTAGGTAAGGTAACTAAAATGGTTGTCTGAAATgtttttttgtgttgtattttacgtggtaattacatttttttttttttgtattaacttGGGGTTTTGGTAATTTGTAGAAAGCAGATTTGGATAATTAGAGTTTGCAGCTTCCTCTTTTCGGTGGTGGTGCAGCCTATAGAGGTCGTGGCTTCGGTGTACAAGTAAGCAGTTTGCATTATGTTGTG
This window harbors:
- the LOC131031107 gene encoding uncharacterized protein LOC131031107 is translated as MEICCWVIPVALLLSLDLVAAHIHGNPADELVDMINKNRSSHIKSPSSQLYDNPGLACMALQYIDTYNGKCDEGKKPPEVDITEVFAPDCGVELATVQTISGRLLACQLHYAEPAQAFSQLLIESKKSLSILYDGNHTEVGVGVSGTNGGGPYFWCALFGSGQTNSTFELEGGKALKQSQGCFSGSDAPCAVSAAALTSATSFFLQFLSSLSLLLVISLSSTR